Part of the Candidatus Bodocaedibacter vickermanii genome is shown below.
AATGCCCTGATGCCCCATCTTTTTCCGTTGAAATAAGTGTTGAAATTTTGTGAATTTTTTTGCGTGCAATGGATAAAATTTCGCCAATAGCTGGAGTGTTTTGATTCGAAGGAGATTTTAATAAATCTAAATGATACTCGGGATCGTTAGCAAAAAGAGAGGCTTGTATGACAGAAGCTGCCATTGCCTCATCTTTTTCAGCAACAACAGTTGACTGATTAATTAATTCTAACACAGACTGAAGTGCTTGATAGCATTCGTTGATGATAGCGTGAGAGTTTTCTAGTAACTCGCTTAGTTCTTTCAAGGTAGTCTCGAAAGAATCCTCAATTAATAGAGGCGTTTGACTAGACTCCGCTGGAGCTTTAGAAAAAGTATCGACCGAAGACTCTAATTCCTTTTGAGATGTGCCAATAGCCAAATCAAATAATAATAAATTTCTAATAGCGCGATTTAAATCACGGTATTTTTTATATCGCCACCAATGTTTTTTATGAGCTTCGCCACTTAAATAGCTAATAATAAGTTGATATAGTTTTATATACTCACCGGTTGTAACGCCTTGATCCGCATATTTTTTGCGAATATGATGAGACTCATCAATAAAACGGTGATCGATACCGCCAGTTAAAAGCGTTGCAATGTGTGTAAGGTGTTTATCACGGATGTCATGAAGCGTGTGGTGTTCACCCAGGGCTCTGTAGATTGAGCTGTCATATATAGGCCCCATCTTTGGTTGAATATAGATGAAAAAATTAGCAGCATCATGCTTTAGTTTTTCAGTGATTCCAAAGTAATTCTGTGCTTTTTCAGCGGATGGGTGTTTGTGTAACATTTAAATCCTCAATGCGTCTTTATTAATAATACGCAAACATTATTAATAAATTCTTTCTAAATTGAAGATCGATACGTTTTTTTTTATTTTTGTTGTTTTAAATTTTCCAAAGCTTGTTTCCAAGATGGAACCACCGCCGCAGTTTCATGATCACCAACGTCAGAAAGTTCTGTTTGAAGTTTAGGGTGAACAGGGTTTAACGGAATTTGTAACGCTAGATATTGAAGCGCAAGATCACCAATATCAACTTTAGCATCAGTGATGATTTCAACATCAAGGGTATCGTCATCAATGTCAGTATGGGATAAGATTACATTAAATGGACTTTGAAAGCCGGCATCAAAAAGCTCTGTAGATTTCACACACTTAAGTTGAACGTTTGCCACAACATTTCCGGATAATTCCCAAAAGTGCTTTTCTGTCTTAATCTCCATTTCAATCTCTATGTCATAAACAGTTGGGATCTTAAATCGATCGGCAGTGTCTTTGCAGAGTTGCTGACTTAGATTAAGTGTGTACGTTTCGTGTTCTGGCAAGGTGCTGAGATCAATTTCGTATATAGCTGACATGGTTCTTCCGTTTGTTTCAATTCATTGACATTTGTTCAATTAAAAGGCAATATCCAAATATCAAACAGATGAGGAATAACACAGAATGAATCTGAAAAAAACATCAAATTTTATGTTGGTTGTTTTGACCTTTGCGTTGCTAGGGTGCGCAGCTGATCCATACAATCGGGGAAATTATGTTGATATCTCTGAAATCAAAGGCAAAGAAGGTTCTTGGACCAGAAAAGATGTGGAGCAAACCGTTGGTAGCCCATCATTTGCTGATCCTCAAAATTCCAATGTTGTATATTATGTTGGGGCTCAAGGACATAAGTATCCATTTGTGTCACCCACCATTCATAAGGCCGCAACCC
Proteins encoded:
- the bamE gene encoding outer membrane protein assembly factor BamE domain-containing protein, translated to MNLKKTSNFMLVVLTFALLGCAADPYNRGNYVDISEIKGKEGSWTRKDVEQTVGSPSFADPQNSNVVYYVGAQGHKYPFVSPTIHKAATLQLEYDAQGKLKKITAIE
- a CDS encoding YceD family protein, which encodes MSAIYEIDLSTLPEHETYTLNLSQQLCKDTADRFKIPTVYDIEIEMEIKTEKHFWELSGNVVANVQLKCVKSTELFDAGFQSPFNVILSHTDIDDDTLDVEIITDAKVDIGDLALQYLALQIPLNPVHPKLQTELSDVGDHETAAVVPSWKQALENLKQQK